Genomic segment of Brachyhypopomus gauderio isolate BG-103 chromosome 10, BGAUD_0.2, whole genome shotgun sequence:
CTGTGAGTCTGTTAAAGTCCATGTTCTCATAACCAGCATAGGCTCATCCTGCCCCGCCATCCCCACCATTGGGCACATCACCTGATCGTTGGTTATTGCCGGAACCTCTGGAGGTGGGGGCAGGGACGACTCGCTGTCACAGACCATTAGCTGGGCATCTTCTCGGCTTGGCCCGTTTGTCACATCCTGCACGTCACGTGATCTCGTGTGCGACATCACTGGGCTGACCGGGCGcttcggaggaggaggaagaggaggaggtttcGCTGGTCTTGGGGTTGCATCGttggagggaggaggtggggctGTCGGGACAGGTCGGGGTCGCCTGGGACGTCCGTCCAGGTCTGGATCTGCAACACACTTGACAGACTTGAGATTTTGAAACTCGTGTTGAATCTCATATTTGGTCTTTAATTTTAACTTATATTCCTGCCTTttcacctccctctcccacaAGTCAAAAGCCTCCCAGTTGACATTAAACCCATCATATTGTTCTTTTACTAGGTTTCGTTTTAATGCTGCAATTCGGTTCATGTTAAAATTCCCTCCCTCTGGGAAATCACATTTAGTAACCCAcatgtgaaattgttttaaacTTTCGGACCCATaccattctttcatgtaccttATTCTAGGATGTTCACGCAGTATCTCACGGACCTCACCGTCAGTACGACTACTATTACATCCACCCATTTTGCTGCTTCTGCGGAGAGAGACAACTACTCACCCACGCTCTCTCAtaccacaaacactcacacagagcacgaccttcactctcactggttttTTCTGCGAACTGTGTGCTCGTCAGCCCACAGTTACGCGCAGCCACCTGCACCTGGTGCTCGACTCCCAGCCGAGGGTGAAACTCCTAATCACTCAGTTTTACCCtgcctggtaaccaccaatggtgCCACCTGTATACCCCCCCGTGGAGTTCGACCGCCAAACCTAGATCCCCTGATCTTGACAGTTCCCTATGAACTGCGTCTGGCGTCgcctgtgtatacacacaccagGAGATAAGTCACAAACTCTGCAATAAGTTTATCTAAACACTTTAGTTGTACTTACCAGGGTTTAGTTAATTTTAACTGTTCATCTGTTTCTGGGAAAACTCTGACACCTGCGAGTCCTGACTAAAGTAAGGTCTTCAGGAACTAAGTGCTTACTCTCCCTCTCAGGTGTGCCGTCCTCAGTCatggagtcccatctggggtgccaaaatgtgttagaaattctgaaacccttaaatggtgagcacaataaaagtcagaagcagttgggttagataataaagtacaatgatttattttaacaaagcatGAATTAACCCAGAgatctcatttacacacacacaaggtatcTGTTGCAGAGAGCTAATTCtccattccgaactctcatcttttatatttTGATCATCagtacacacggtgtccacgaggtgaacatgaggtgatcaaccaaatgtgaatggacaatacatgaaataattaagactgatttgacagatgcatatgatgcatgccccctccacgctcagcatcctcgtggcCGTAGTCCTTTCCAAGTGGAGATTAGGCGTCTCCAGTGAGGTCaatttaggaacaccagaggaacatcagattaggactgagccgaggccgtccagagagcacacacacacacacacacacacacacacacacacacacacacacatctgatgcctactgaagtcacgagaatggcttcagtgccatgattaacacaccATTCTTTAACATCACTGAAAAATTAAAGACTTGTTAAACTTCACCTGTGTCACACTTGGCTCTGCCCTCCTCCTGTCTGCCACACCTTCTTTGTATTAATCCTGCCTTTATTTGCCTtcgcacctgtttcttgtttgtttcattattgttctggtatttagttcctggttttctgtgttctcattgtggattattgtgtgtgtttgtgacctggTGGTTTAGTTCTTGTTACTCTTATTGTTAGCCCTAGTTTCATGTGTAAAAGCCTTGTAAGTATTTGTATTTGGTTAGTTTAGTCTCCTTGTCCGTTGTATGTTTTAGCTTTAGTTACTCCTAGTAGTGCATTCCCTGTGCATTCTTAGTTTATTCCTGGTGTTTGCTTTGTGATCCGTTACGTTGTCTAACTCTGTCTGTCTTAGCGTTCTTGTCTTCTTAGTCTAAGCTTCTGCATTTTTGAGTTCCCGATGGTTTTCCCCCGTGTATAAGTATTAGTGGTCTGGCGTATTTGGTCGTTGTGGTTTTGTATATCTtgtttactttagtctctgctgtgtttctCTGTACCTTGTATTATTTCAGAATTCTTATTTACATAAACGTATTTTCCTTTCATAGTCGCTGTGGTTCGTTGTATTCATTCGTTAGTGTTTCAGTTTAGTTTGGTATGCCTCGTAAGTCGCACACTCTCCGTATGGGCGCGATTTCTTTAAAGGAGACTAGCTCCGCTAAGGTAGCAGTCCACTCTTCACCGCAAATGTGTCCGATTCCAACTCCCACCGCGTTACAACCTGCTACTTCAGGATTTTTTATAGAGAAGCTTTCTCCTACATGCATCATGTCACACTCAGGCAAAATCAAGTGAAATAACTACTAATACCCTCATTGTTAGCACACTACTTCTGGGCACTGAAGAGGGATGTTACTGGGACCAAATATAGGCAAAAATACACTGTACACTTTAGCATTACATTGGTACACATTTCAAGTGTAATAATATCCTCATTCATGAATGAGTAAATAAAGCTCATGTAAAATGTACACCCTTGAAAACCAATTATTCTATGTAATAGAATAATTCTAATTCAAATTTAGCATTTAAATGCATTATAAAATCACGCTATTTAGGAATGAAAGTTAAAAAATACCAGTGTAGTAGCACATAGGACATCTATTTACTAGGACTCATAAAATGTCCAGTGATGCATAAAATGTATAATAATTTTTTGGGGTACAAatgcaactttttttttttttttactttttttgagGGGCACGTCCCTTACACCTCCCGTGCTTCCTACGCCAATCTAAAATACAATATTAGCCCTTGCATTAATTACTTCAAAGTGATTTAAGGCTTAGTGGACGTAATGTTTGCGAGTCGAGAATTGCGCATTCATATACCTCTTCTTGACACTAGAGGGCAGTGTTTGACCGTGAGTCCTTATGGTCACTGTTCCTTATTTATTCAACACGTGTTTCAGCATGTATAAATTAGAAAAAACGCTAAAGTCTGTATCATATTGCAGCCAGTGTTAATCTAGTTCTTAGTGGAATAAGTAGAATATGTCTCACTACCTGGCCCTGGGAACCAAGGATGTCCCAGCGTGCCCTAGTAGAACTGAATTTCTTTGTTACCATTTCAGTTTGAAACATAATTAACCACCAAGACTGTGAGAAACTGATcacaatggacacaaattaagtattatatcgcgatcgatcgatcgccagtggttggcgccagagcgaactagtaactcattgaatcatagatatggatcagaggtaaataaactagatttttttttcggcgtgagaaatcggatgtgtggtgtgagagcgtgtgtctcacgctcaatgcgtgagagttggcaaccctgtgattGTGACTGAATGAAGgctttaatgctttgtataaatcatttttacgtaaattacataaatagtttttttgctgtgttgttaaatgttagtataagagtagcagttagcaggaactagAACTTAGCATAGAAATCaaccttacaatacaggcagtatGTCTGTGTATCATCTCCAATACACGGCTTCAACCAGCCTTTAAATTCAGGATTTGTTTCCCactctttcctgtatttttgagaatagagtttagaatgagacatgatgagcaagATGAGCTAGATGTAAAGCTTTCACAGAGACGCACACACTACTGTGGAGAGTTAGCTAAATGTTTAAGCTAGATGTTTAGCCTTCACGGAGATGCACACACTGTGGACGAGTCGAGTGACCGGCTACGTGGTGAATGAGGAgaagaatgactgagactgtgtatataaaatatgccacagaatatatatatatgtgtgtgtgtgtgtattttttacAAGGTATATCTTTTACAAATGTTAGCACATTTGCATACCTCTATTACAAAAAGCACTAGGATTAGCTGGTTAACCAAATCATGACCAATCACTTGGTTAACCAATCACTTTGTTTTAAAAAATTGTATTGTGTGTCACGGTGGGTCGGCCTGgacaccaccagagggcgcgcccAGCACTCCTTCCCTCACATGCACGGCCACAActgcacagagcacacactctcATTCCCGGACACTCCTTCCATCCCAATTACCAGAGTATTGACACCTGTCACATAATGAGATTAAGGatgtatttattcccacaggtcacgctgtccagtgctgcgcattcagcCTGCACCCTCGCCTTGCATCTTGAGAGAAGCCTGCTCTGTTGCTGGACATCTGTGCCCTGTTGGTTGTGTAGTTTATGCTCTTCATTTTCGTTTATGTGTTGTGGTTATTCTGCCTTGTGGCCTGAGTTCTTTATtatggataaataaataaataacgcccctgcctcctgctgcttctgacCCGGCATCACATTGTGAAAGTAAAACTTCTGCAGAAGATTTTAATGGACTTAACAACCTCAAGATCATTGCGATGTTGATAGATATATGGCGTAAAAACATAATGCATTCCATTTTGGCAACTCGACAAATGGCTCACTAGTAGTCATGTAACGATGCACTCTTCCCACAATTTGATACCATTAAAAATACTGGTTTCAGGAGTTCTTCACGATATTTGAAACTTAAAAATAAAAGGGTTAAGTTTTCTCTTAAGTGCAGAAACGTGCTACGTTTTTATTTTCCTGCAATTAAAAGAAAATACAAAGAAATCCAAGCAACATTGTTTtccaaatatcaaaatgtagAGACAACTTTGCCATAGGTCAAGCGTGCTTCTGGTGTTCCAAAAATGCAAGATCAATGTCACAATGCATTGCTACACCCTTACTAGCTAGCCAATCTTTTATCTGTGGAATTTTGCCAATAAGCTTTATTTTGGTGTTTCTTGAATTCAAATTTTGTATCTCAGTAATTCTTGAGAAGCACTGGTGGCCTGATCTAGAAGTATGTATGTTTCTGCTCCATCTCTGCCATGTCCATGTGCAGTGTTTAGAACATTTTGATTCTAAAATATCTTTTATTTACATGTTTCCCAATATTTTCCTTAATGTCAAGTGTTTATCTTAGTGAATATAAACTATGttgttttttaaacattttctaCAATGAAACATGCTACTCATGTAATAGGAATTTTACTTGTGACTTCACATTGATTTTACATTACAGAGTTATACTTAAGCATAAAATTTGGTACATTGTGATTCGAATTTCTGGCTTATAGAAAAGAAACtttgtattatatataaatatatacataatttataatatatatatatatatatatatatatcacatggGAAAGTTAATAGAGCTGTGCTATGTATTAGCTAGTTTTAAAATGAATTTGGAATTCCAAAACTTTTCAGAATGCTGAATTAATTTATCTCAGGCACAGAGAATTCTATACTGATTTATTTCAAATTTTGtcatatttttttattgctCACAGCTTCTATCATTGCTGACTTCACCTTGGATCGTTTGTAGAGATTTTTAATGGCCTGCATGACCTCCTCTGTCTTTAGAGTGTATATGATTGGGTTTAACATGGGTGGAATAGTCTGTGTCAGGGCACTGTTGATTGTCCTGACATTTGTGTCTAAAGATATTAAAAATGCTGCAGTGTAAACACTAATAATtggtacataaaacaaagccaCCAGCATGACATGGGAGGTGCAGGTTTTCATCGCTTTGATTTTCTCATTGCCATGTACAATTTTCCGCAATGCAAAACCAATACAAACATATGAAACAGCAATTAGTAGTAATGGAATGTACAGCAGGACAGCTGTACAGACATAACCCATTATGGCACTTATAGTTTTATCATTGCAGGCTAATTTATACACAGGGCCATGGTCACAGAAATAGCTGTTAACCGTAGTAGATCTGCAGAAAGACAGTCTGGTTAACAGAGATACAAGGAGAGCATGGACAGTAACAGACAATATCCATATAATACCTACGATCACACTCATAGATGTTTTGGTTACAATTGCATGATACCTCAGAGGCAAACATATAGCAACCAGTCTATCATAAGCTAAAACAAGCAGATTAAGAGACTGCAGAAGCATAAagcaaaacacaaaaaacatgtTTGTCAAACAGACTTCATATGATATGTACTGATTGTCAAACAAAAATGTGTCAATAATCTTTGGAATGAGAGCAGAGCTTCCACACAGATCAGAGAAGGCCAAGTTGAAGACAGCTACATACTTTGCAGTGTGTAAGCTGCGTGCCAGGTAGATGGTTCCCATTATAAAAGAATTCCCTAAAACAGTCACAGCATACACAAAGCTTAGAAATACATAGTAGTACTTTGCATGTGGAATGTTGTAAAGTCCTCTAATGTAAAATGTTGGGTGAAAAAATGTTTCATTCATTGATGATACTGATTCATTGGAAGTCATGTTAGCAATCATCTGTCATcaaaacagaataaaataatGTTTTCTATTTATTTCATTGCTATTGTAGCATTCAAATTTAATTCCATTTACAATGTAAATAAGAATTAATAAATAAGTGCCACCAAGCTATCAAcaattttttttcataaaaataaTTGTAGTGGCAAAAACAAATTTAGCacgacattttttttttgtcataattaCTTCATTAGCTCTGAAAATCTTTTGAAGTCTTTA
This window contains:
- the LOC143526185 gene encoding olfactory receptor 1500-like, which codes for MGTIYLARSLHTAKYVAVFNLAFSDLCGSSALIPKIIDTFLFDNQYISYEVCLTNMFFVFCFMLLQSLNLLVLAYDRLVAICLPLRYHAIVTKTSMSVIVGIIWILSVTVHALLVSLLTRLSFCRSTTVNSYFCDHGPVYKLACNDKTISAIMGYVCTAVLLYIPLLLIAVSYVCIGFALRKIVHGNEKIKAMKTCTSHVMLVALFYVPIISVYTAAFLISLDTNVRTINSALTQTIPPMLNPIIYTLKTEEVMQAIKNLYKRSKVKSAMIEAVSNKKI